The following are encoded together in the Populus trichocarpa isolate Nisqually-1 chromosome 5, P.trichocarpa_v4.1, whole genome shotgun sequence genome:
- the LOC7468856 gene encoding probable ubiquitin-like-specific protease 2B isoform X8, protein MITVILNDLTPTNCFSYSEMSDIGIVVDYVVYRGKYCTGCLVTFSYSGIKINGTTAHGDEGTFSFETGIDEIVSIESQNIQRFETVMIKLHILSKDAVQADNTQGMSGVEELEVVVVEPNWSRKWEEITSLNVKYSPLLSVIHDMDIAMNGVDSLQQRRYFPSFDSEFEDVIYPKEDSDAVSISKRDVDLLQPETFINDTIIDFYIKYLKNQIPSEEKQRYHFFNSFFFRKLADLDKDPSNVKDGKAAFLRVHKWTRKVDLFGKDYIFIPVNFNLHWSLLVICHPGEIAGVKDEDTEISVKVPCILHMDPIKGTHAGLKNLVQSYLWEEWKERQKGSSEDMSSKFLNLRFVPLELPQQENSFDCGLFLLHYLELFLVEAPVNFSPFRINGFTKFLNGDWFPPAEASLKRTLIQRLISELLQNCSREVSSSGCSSEQQSNFPEINGKESGLELVSDRYSPDGACRVNLSSSDHGQGIEITLLGVSPMRNSHCVNDPGLVLREFFDPEVAAGSLLAQCPSFDQPSSYHHLNGTRSQIEQDDTETGEQFVYFPSGETVCQKVAGITPQDGSISCSFKAFGADDSWNPGISLQADDNDSSSETSDCASDDSDVGIIENFPAMEDAGICQKEKFDQRKSPLMENVGCLTVSLASASGEMLENSAFGGIRNLRSTEDIDKIHDGNEHVSLASCQGNFSASLQEDPNLVEIVLNQDLEKAKVTRDNMQAIEGIHNLEGIDDTDRIRYDKENGNIATCQEKFSASLQEDHALVENGLHQDLQKTEVIENDMQTIGDDVMMVESDEQQAAKRPRRTS, encoded by the exons TCTGGTGACATTTTCTTACAGTGGCATTAAAATTAATGGTACAACTGCTCATGGAGATGAAGGAACCTTTAGCTTCGAAACAGGAATTGATGAAATTGTTAGTATTGAGTCTCAGAATATTCAAAGA TTTGAAACTGTAATGATTAAGCTTCACATACTTTCAAAGGATGCAGTACAAGCTGATAACACACAAGGCATGTCAG GTGTTGAGGAGTTGGAGGTTGTGGTTGTTGAGCCAAATTGGTCTAGGAAATGGGAAGAGATTACATCTCTGAATGTGAAGTACTCACCTCTACTGAGCGTTATACATGA CATGGATATTGCAATGAATGGAGTAGACTCACTTCAACAGAGGCGCTATTTCCCCAG TTTTGATTCAGAGTTTGAAGATGTTATCTATCCAAAAGAGGACTCGGATGCAGTTTCTATTAGTAAGAGAGATGTTGATCTATTACAACCAGAGACTTTCATCAATGATACAATCATTGACTTTTACATTAA GTATTTGAAGAATCAGATTCCATCGGAGGAGAAGCAAAGATACCATTTTTTCAATAGCTTTTTCTTTAGGAAGCTTGCTGATCTTGACAAAGATCCATCCAATGTGAAAGATGGCAAAGCTGCTTTTTTACGTGTCCATAAATGGACCAGAAAAGTGGATTTGTTTGGAAAAGACTACATTTTCATTCCTGTAAACTTCAA TCTTCACTGGAGTTTATTAGTAATATGCCATCCGGGTGAAATAGCTGGTGTGAAAG ATGAAGACACAGAAATATCTGTCAAAGTACCATGTATATTGCACATGGATCCTATCAAAGGAACTCATGCAGGTCTCAAAAATCTTGTTCAAAG TTATTTATGGGAAGAGTGGAAAGAGAGGCAGAAGGGCTCATCTGAAGACATGTCTTcaaaattcttgaatttgcgGTTTGTCCCACTTGAG CTGCCACAGCAGGAAAATTCATTTGATTGTGGCCTGTTCCTGCTTCACTATCTGGAGCTCTTTTTGGTAGAGGCCCCAGTGAATTTTAGCCCATTCAGAATAAATGGGTTTACTAAGTTT CTTAATGGGGATTGGTTTCCTCCTGCTGAAGCTTCTCTCAAGCGTACACTTATCCAGAGGCTAATCTCTGAGCTGCTTCAAAATTGTTCTCGGGAAGTTTCTTCTAGTGGTTGCAGCAGTGAACAACAGTCTAATTTCCCTGAAATTAATGGGAAAGAATCTGGATTGGAGCTTGTTTCAGACAGATACTCTCCTGATGGAGCTTGTCGTGTTAATTTATCAAGCTCTGACCATGGTCAGGGCATTGAAATTACTCTATTGGGAGTATCACCTATGAGGAATTCTCATTGTGTTAATGATCCTGGCTTGGTTCTCAGGGAATTTTTTGATCCGGAAGTTGCTGCTGGATCATTACTTGCACAGTGTCCATCCTTTGACCAGCCATCGTCTTATCACCACCTTAATGGTACTAGGTCACAGATAGAG CAGGATGATACCGAAACTGGTGAGCAGTTTGTGTATTTCCCTTCTGGAGAAACTGTTTGTCAGAAAGTTGCAGGAATAACACCTCAAGATGGTTCTATATCATGTTCTTTTAAAGCTTTTGGAGCTGATGATTCTTGGAATCCAGGGATTTCTTTGCAAGCAGATGACAATGATTCATCTTCAGAAACATCAGACTGTGCCTCTGATGATTCAGATGTAGGAATCATTGAAAATTTTCCAGCTATGGAAGATGCAGGTATTTGTCAGAAGGAGAAATTTGATCAACGAAAATCTCCTTTGATGGAAAATGTAGGGTGTTTGACCGTAAGCCTTGCTTCTGCCTCTGGCGAGATGCTTGAGAATTCTGCCTTTGGAGGTATACGGAACCTTAGAAGTACTGAGGACATTGACAAGATTCATGATGGCAATGAGCATGTTAGCCTTGCATCTTGTCAGGGAAATTTCTCAGCATCACTGCAAGAAGACCCCAACTTGGTAGAGATTGTGTTGAATCAAGATTTGGAAAAGGCAAAGGTCACTCGGGATAATATGCAAGCAATTGAAGGTATACATAACCTTGAAGGTATTGATGACACTGACAGGATTCGCTATGACAAAGAAAATGGCAACATTGCCACTTGTCAGGAAAAATTCTCTGCATCATTGCAAGAAGACCACGCTTTGGTAGAGAATGGATTGCATCAAGATTTGCAGAAGACTGAGGTCATTGAGAATGATATGCAAACGATTGGTGATGATGTGATGATGGTAGAATCAGATGAACAGCAAGCTGCAAAGAGGCCCAGGCGTACCTCCTGA